The following proteins are co-located in the Branchiostoma lanceolatum isolate klBraLanc5 chromosome 16, klBraLanc5.hap2, whole genome shotgun sequence genome:
- the LOC136421949 gene encoding keratin, type II cytoskeletal cochleal-like isoform X9, whose translation MSFQQRTTTTKSFKSSGGGFSSGGGASFSSGGGGGGYSSSFSSGGGGGRASFGGSSRFGGGGGGGGGRTSMSRSSMTRSGAGGGRMGGGGGGGGGRSYGFSSMTAEQASQALVALGQVRVERTGDKDELVGLNDRFATFIEKVRFLENQNRKLEMKLKMVQQKGSGPDLGAMWEAELRQIRQLIEVVNTERGSLEAERDGLSGEVKELKTRYDDEVGTREGLEEEIKKIRADFDEASLTRVDLEARLDSIKSEIEFLKEVYAAEIEALNSQILDSTMIELEPSAGPDVDLDSCLAEVKAQYEQLTRMSRAEAESWYATKFEDLQRNSGKNTNDLADARSELSKYQNQIARLQSEIESMKNRNRQLEGQLKNVEESGASKLADKQAEIEALEAELQRLRGEISKQMREYQELHNVKMALDVEIAAYRKLLEGEESRLHGFDFASVSSSSFGAGGGGGGGMSQTKSISSGGGSSSFGAGGGAGSFGAGGGGGGAGGAGGSAYGQSADMSHAGSEVTLTIESQDIMGILAGKSFYLIYRKDDLVLQAAGGKGSEINVAKRSYPEKKEQLWSFSRDRIINEANNLALEVKGDKVIVADQAAKGNKNQEWDIKGDGFIGSKTGSKVLDVKSKSKVVLNNRHDDAVWDLEIHGLASAETLRY comes from the exons ATGAGTTTCCAGCAGAGGACCACCACCACGAAGAGCTTCAAGAGCTCCGGCGGGGGCTTTAGCTCCGGCGGCGGGGCTAGCTTCAGCtccggcggcggcggcggtggcTACAGCTCCAGTTTCAGTAGCGGCGGGGGTGGTGGCCGAGCCAGCTTCGGAGGCAGCAGCCGTTTCGGCGGCggtggtggcggcggcggcggccgAACCTCCATGTCCCGTTCCTCGATGACCAGGTCCGGTGCCGGGGGAGGCCGTATGGGAGGCGGCggtggtggcggcggcggcCGCAGCTACGGTTTCAGTTCCATGACGGCCGAGCAGGCTAGCCAAGCCCTGGTCGCCCTGGGACAGGTCCGAGTGGAGCGTACCGGCGACAAAGACGAGCTGGTCGGGCTCAACGATCGCTTCGCCACGTTCATCGAAAAGGTGCGCTTCCTCGAGAACCAGAACCGCAAGCTGGAAATGAAGTTGAAGATGGTCCAGCAGAAGGGTTCCGGTCCCGACCTGGGGGCCATGTGGGAAGCCGAGCTGCGGCAGATCCGCCAGCTTATCGAGGTCGTCAACACCGAGAGGGGCTCCCTCGAAGCCGAGAGGGACGGTCTCTCCGGCGAAGTCAAAGAACTCAAAACAAG GTACGACGATGAAGTTGGAACTCGCGAGGGTCTTGAAGAAGAGATCAAGAAGATCAGAGCG GACTTTGATGAGGCCTCCTTGACCCGAGTTGACCTGGAAGCTCGTCTGGACAGCATCAAGTCAGAGATCGAGTTCTTGAAGGAAGTGTACGCTGCT GAAATCGAGGCTCTGAACAGCCAGATCCTGGACTCCACCATGATCGAGCTGGAGCCGTCTGCTGGCCCGGATGTTGACCTTGACTCCTGCCTGGCAGAGGTCAAGGCTCAGTACGAGCAGCTCACGCGCATGAGCAGGGCAGAGGCAGAGAGCTGGTATGCGACCAAG TTTGAGGACTTGCAGAGGAACTCTGGTAAGAACACCAACGACCTAGCGGACGCCCGCTCTGAACTGTCCAAGTACCAGAACCAGATCGCCAGGCTACAGTCTGAGATCGAGTCCATGAAGAACAGG AATCGCCAACTGGAAGGCCAACTGAAGAATGTCGAAGAGAGCGGAGCAAGCAAGCTTGCCGACAAGCAGGCCGAGATCGAGGCTCTGGAGGCTGAGCTCCAGCGCCTGCGCGGTGAGATCAGCAAGCAGATGAGGGAGTACCAGGAACTGCACAACGTCAAGATGGCGCTGGATGTGGAGATCGCCGCCTACAGGAAGCTGCTGGAGGGCGAAGAGAGCAG GCTGCATGGTTTCGACTTCGCAAGCGTGAGCTCAAGTTCCTTCGGCGCGGGAGGCGGCGGTGGCGGCGGCATGTCTCAGACCAAGAGCATCTCGTCCGGTG GTGGTTCCTCGAGCTTCGGTGCCGGAGGTGGTGCCGGTAGCTTTGGGGCCGGAGGTG gcgGCGGTGGTGCCGGTGGTGCCGGCGGTTCCGCATACGGACAGTCGG CAGATATGAGCCATGCTGGCAGCGAGGTCACACTGACCATCGAGAGCCAAGACATCATGGGCATCCTGGCGGGCAAGAGCTTCTATCTCATCTACCGCAAGGATGACCTGGTGCTTCAGGCAGCCGGCGGCAAGGGCTCCGAAATCAACGTGGCCAAGAGGTCCTATCCCGAGAA GAAGGAGCAGCTTTGGTCTTTCAGCCGCGACAGGATCATCAACGAGGCAAACAACTTGGCCCTAGAGGTTAAGGGAGACAAGGTCATCGTTGCCGACCAGGCCGCAAAGGGAAACAAGAACCAAGAGTGGGAC ATCAAGGGCGATGGATTCATCGGCTCCAAGACAGGCAGCAAGGTCCTGGACGTGAAGTCGAAATCTAAGGTGGTCCTGAACAACAGGCACGACGATGCT GTGTGGGATCTGGAGATTCACGGTCTTGCCTCTGCCGAGACCCTCCGAT ACTAA
- the LOC136421949 gene encoding non-neuronal cytoplasmic intermediate filament protein-like isoform X10, with protein MSFQQRTTTTKSFKSSGGGFSSGGGASFSSGGGGGGYSSSFSSGGGGGRASFGGSSRFGGGGGGGGGRTSMSRSSMTRSGAGGGRMGGGGGGGGGRSYGFSSMTAEQASQALVALGQVRVERTGDKDELVGLNDRFATFIEKVRFLENQNRKLEMKLKMVQQKGSGPDLGAMWEAELRQIRQLIEVVNTERGSLEAERDGLSGEVKELKTRYDDEVGTREGLEEEIKKIRADFDEASLTRVDLEARLDSIKSEIEFLKEVYAAEIEALNSQILDSTMIELEPSAGPDVDLDSCLAEVKAQYEQLTRMSRAEAESWYATKFEDLQRNSGKNTNDLADARSELSKYQNQIARLQSEIESMKNRNRQLEGQLKNVEESGASKLADKQAEIEALEAELQRLRGEISKQMREYQELHNVKMALDVEIAAYRKLLEGEESRLHGFDFASVSSSSFGAGGGGGGGMSQTKSISSGADMSHAGSEVTLTIESQDIMGILAGKSFYLIYRKDDLVLQAAGGKGSEINVAKRSYPEKKEQLWSFSRDRIINEANNLALEVKGDKVIVADQAAKGNKNQEWDIKGDGFIGSKTGSKVLDVKSKSKVVLNNRHDDAVWDLEIHGLASAETLRY; from the exons ATGAGTTTCCAGCAGAGGACCACCACCACGAAGAGCTTCAAGAGCTCCGGCGGGGGCTTTAGCTCCGGCGGCGGGGCTAGCTTCAGCtccggcggcggcggcggtggcTACAGCTCCAGTTTCAGTAGCGGCGGGGGTGGTGGCCGAGCCAGCTTCGGAGGCAGCAGCCGTTTCGGCGGCggtggtggcggcggcggcggccgAACCTCCATGTCCCGTTCCTCGATGACCAGGTCCGGTGCCGGGGGAGGCCGTATGGGAGGCGGCggtggtggcggcggcggcCGCAGCTACGGTTTCAGTTCCATGACGGCCGAGCAGGCTAGCCAAGCCCTGGTCGCCCTGGGACAGGTCCGAGTGGAGCGTACCGGCGACAAAGACGAGCTGGTCGGGCTCAACGATCGCTTCGCCACGTTCATCGAAAAGGTGCGCTTCCTCGAGAACCAGAACCGCAAGCTGGAAATGAAGTTGAAGATGGTCCAGCAGAAGGGTTCCGGTCCCGACCTGGGGGCCATGTGGGAAGCCGAGCTGCGGCAGATCCGCCAGCTTATCGAGGTCGTCAACACCGAGAGGGGCTCCCTCGAAGCCGAGAGGGACGGTCTCTCCGGCGAAGTCAAAGAACTCAAAACAAG GTACGACGATGAAGTTGGAACTCGCGAGGGTCTTGAAGAAGAGATCAAGAAGATCAGAGCG GACTTTGATGAGGCCTCCTTGACCCGAGTTGACCTGGAAGCTCGTCTGGACAGCATCAAGTCAGAGATCGAGTTCTTGAAGGAAGTGTACGCTGCT GAAATCGAGGCTCTGAACAGCCAGATCCTGGACTCCACCATGATCGAGCTGGAGCCGTCTGCTGGCCCGGATGTTGACCTTGACTCCTGCCTGGCAGAGGTCAAGGCTCAGTACGAGCAGCTCACGCGCATGAGCAGGGCAGAGGCAGAGAGCTGGTATGCGACCAAG TTTGAGGACTTGCAGAGGAACTCTGGTAAGAACACCAACGACCTAGCGGACGCCCGCTCTGAACTGTCCAAGTACCAGAACCAGATCGCCAGGCTACAGTCTGAGATCGAGTCCATGAAGAACAGG AATCGCCAACTGGAAGGCCAACTGAAGAATGTCGAAGAGAGCGGAGCAAGCAAGCTTGCCGACAAGCAGGCCGAGATCGAGGCTCTGGAGGCTGAGCTCCAGCGCCTGCGCGGTGAGATCAGCAAGCAGATGAGGGAGTACCAGGAACTGCACAACGTCAAGATGGCGCTGGATGTGGAGATCGCCGCCTACAGGAAGCTGCTGGAGGGCGAAGAGAGCAG GCTGCATGGTTTCGACTTCGCAAGCGTGAGCTCAAGTTCCTTCGGCGCGGGAGGCGGCGGTGGCGGCGGCATGTCTCAGACCAAGAGCATCTCGTCCGGTG CAGATATGAGCCATGCTGGCAGCGAGGTCACACTGACCATCGAGAGCCAAGACATCATGGGCATCCTGGCGGGCAAGAGCTTCTATCTCATCTACCGCAAGGATGACCTGGTGCTTCAGGCAGCCGGCGGCAAGGGCTCCGAAATCAACGTGGCCAAGAGGTCCTATCCCGAGAA GAAGGAGCAGCTTTGGTCTTTCAGCCGCGACAGGATCATCAACGAGGCAAACAACTTGGCCCTAGAGGTTAAGGGAGACAAGGTCATCGTTGCCGACCAGGCCGCAAAGGGAAACAAGAACCAAGAGTGGGAC ATCAAGGGCGATGGATTCATCGGCTCCAAGACAGGCAGCAAGGTCCTGGACGTGAAGTCGAAATCTAAGGTGGTCCTGAACAACAGGCACGACGATGCT GTGTGGGATCTGGAGATTCACGGTCTTGCCTCTGCCGAGACCCTCCGAT ACTAA
- the LOC136421949 gene encoding keratin, type II cytoskeletal cochleal-like isoform X5 produces the protein MSFQQRTTTTKSFKSSGGGFSSGGGASFSSGGGGGGYSSSFSSGGGGGRASFGGSSRFGGGGGGGGGRTSMSRSSMTRSGAGGGRMGGGGGGGGGRSYGFSSMTAEQASQALVALGQVRVERTGDKDELVGLNDRFATFIEKVRFLENQNRKLEMKLKMVQQKGSGPDLGAMWEAELRQIRQLIEVVNTERGSLEAERDGLSGEVKELKTRYDDEVGTREGLEEEIKKIRADFDEASLTRVDLEARLDSIKSEIEFLKEVYAAEIEALNSQILDSTMIELEPSAGPDVDLDSCLAEVKAQYEQLTRMSRAEAESWYATKFEDLQRNSGKNTNDLADARSELSKYQNQIARLQSEIESMKNRNRQLEGQLKNVEESGASKLADKQAEIEALEAELQRLRGEISKQMREYQELHNVKMALDVEIAAYRKLLEGEESRLHGFDFASVSSSSFGAGGGGGGGMSQTKSISSGGGSSSFGAGGGAGSFGAGGGGGGAGGAGGSAYGQSADMSHAGSEVTLTIESQDIMGILAGKSFYLIYRKDDLVLQAAGGKGSEINVAKRSYPEKKEQLWSFSRDRIINEANNLALEVKGDKVIVADQAAKGNKNQEWDIKGDGFIGSKTGSKVLDVKSKSKVVLNNRHDDAVWDLEIHGLASAETLRSSSSTVTTSYSYSSQSTSY, from the exons ATGAGTTTCCAGCAGAGGACCACCACCACGAAGAGCTTCAAGAGCTCCGGCGGGGGCTTTAGCTCCGGCGGCGGGGCTAGCTTCAGCtccggcggcggcggcggtggcTACAGCTCCAGTTTCAGTAGCGGCGGGGGTGGTGGCCGAGCCAGCTTCGGAGGCAGCAGCCGTTTCGGCGGCggtggtggcggcggcggcggccgAACCTCCATGTCCCGTTCCTCGATGACCAGGTCCGGTGCCGGGGGAGGCCGTATGGGAGGCGGCggtggtggcggcggcggcCGCAGCTACGGTTTCAGTTCCATGACGGCCGAGCAGGCTAGCCAAGCCCTGGTCGCCCTGGGACAGGTCCGAGTGGAGCGTACCGGCGACAAAGACGAGCTGGTCGGGCTCAACGATCGCTTCGCCACGTTCATCGAAAAGGTGCGCTTCCTCGAGAACCAGAACCGCAAGCTGGAAATGAAGTTGAAGATGGTCCAGCAGAAGGGTTCCGGTCCCGACCTGGGGGCCATGTGGGAAGCCGAGCTGCGGCAGATCCGCCAGCTTATCGAGGTCGTCAACACCGAGAGGGGCTCCCTCGAAGCCGAGAGGGACGGTCTCTCCGGCGAAGTCAAAGAACTCAAAACAAG GTACGACGATGAAGTTGGAACTCGCGAGGGTCTTGAAGAAGAGATCAAGAAGATCAGAGCG GACTTTGATGAGGCCTCCTTGACCCGAGTTGACCTGGAAGCTCGTCTGGACAGCATCAAGTCAGAGATCGAGTTCTTGAAGGAAGTGTACGCTGCT GAAATCGAGGCTCTGAACAGCCAGATCCTGGACTCCACCATGATCGAGCTGGAGCCGTCTGCTGGCCCGGATGTTGACCTTGACTCCTGCCTGGCAGAGGTCAAGGCTCAGTACGAGCAGCTCACGCGCATGAGCAGGGCAGAGGCAGAGAGCTGGTATGCGACCAAG TTTGAGGACTTGCAGAGGAACTCTGGTAAGAACACCAACGACCTAGCGGACGCCCGCTCTGAACTGTCCAAGTACCAGAACCAGATCGCCAGGCTACAGTCTGAGATCGAGTCCATGAAGAACAGG AATCGCCAACTGGAAGGCCAACTGAAGAATGTCGAAGAGAGCGGAGCAAGCAAGCTTGCCGACAAGCAGGCCGAGATCGAGGCTCTGGAGGCTGAGCTCCAGCGCCTGCGCGGTGAGATCAGCAAGCAGATGAGGGAGTACCAGGAACTGCACAACGTCAAGATGGCGCTGGATGTGGAGATCGCCGCCTACAGGAAGCTGCTGGAGGGCGAAGAGAGCAG GCTGCATGGTTTCGACTTCGCAAGCGTGAGCTCAAGTTCCTTCGGCGCGGGAGGCGGCGGTGGCGGCGGCATGTCTCAGACCAAGAGCATCTCGTCCGGTG GTGGTTCCTCGAGCTTCGGTGCCGGAGGTGGTGCCGGTAGCTTTGGGGCCGGAGGTG gcgGCGGTGGTGCCGGTGGTGCCGGCGGTTCCGCATACGGACAGTCGG CAGATATGAGCCATGCTGGCAGCGAGGTCACACTGACCATCGAGAGCCAAGACATCATGGGCATCCTGGCGGGCAAGAGCTTCTATCTCATCTACCGCAAGGATGACCTGGTGCTTCAGGCAGCCGGCGGCAAGGGCTCCGAAATCAACGTGGCCAAGAGGTCCTATCCCGAGAA GAAGGAGCAGCTTTGGTCTTTCAGCCGCGACAGGATCATCAACGAGGCAAACAACTTGGCCCTAGAGGTTAAGGGAGACAAGGTCATCGTTGCCGACCAGGCCGCAAAGGGAAACAAGAACCAAGAGTGGGAC ATCAAGGGCGATGGATTCATCGGCTCCAAGACAGGCAGCAAGGTCCTGGACGTGAAGTCGAAATCTAAGGTGGTCCTGAACAACAGGCACGACGATGCT GTGTGGGATCTGGAGATTCACGGTCTTGCCTCTGCCGAGACCCTCCGAT CATCCTCCTCCACCGTTACCACTTCGTACAGCTACAGCAGCCAGTCCACCTCTTACTAA
- the LOC136421949 gene encoding keratin, type II cytoskeletal cochleal-like isoform X8 — translation MSFQQRTTTTKSFKSSGGGFSSGGGASFSSGGGGGGYSSSFSSGGGGGRASFGGSSRFGGGGGGGGGRTSMSRSSMTRSGAGGGRMGGGGGGGGGRSYGFSSMTAEQASQALVALGQVRVERTGDKDELVGLNDRFATFIEKVRFLENQNRKLEMKLKMVQQKGSGPDLGAMWEAELRQIRQLIEVVNTERGSLEAERDGLSGEVKELKTRYDDEVGTREGLEEEIKKIRADFDEASLTRVDLEARLDSIKSEIEFLKEVYAAEIEALNSQILDSTMIELEPSAGPDVDLDSCLAEVKAQYEQLTRMSRAEAESWYATKFEDLQRNSGKNTNDLADARSELSKYQNQIARLQSEIESMKNRNRQLEGQLKNVEESGASKLADKQAEIEALEAELQRLRGEISKQMREYQELHNVKMALDVEIAAYRKLLEGEESRLHGFDFASVSSSSFGAGGGGGGGMSQTKSISSGGGSSSFGAGGGAGSFGAGGGGGGAGGAGGSAYGQSADMSHAGSEVTLTIESQDIMGILAGKSFYLIYRKDDLVLQAAGGKGSEINVAKRSYPEKKEQLWSFSRDRIINEANNLALEVKGDKVIVADQAAKGNKNQEWDIKGDGFIGSKTGSKVLDVKSKSKVVLNNRHDDAVWDLEIHGLASAETLRSM, via the exons ATGAGTTTCCAGCAGAGGACCACCACCACGAAGAGCTTCAAGAGCTCCGGCGGGGGCTTTAGCTCCGGCGGCGGGGCTAGCTTCAGCtccggcggcggcggcggtggcTACAGCTCCAGTTTCAGTAGCGGCGGGGGTGGTGGCCGAGCCAGCTTCGGAGGCAGCAGCCGTTTCGGCGGCggtggtggcggcggcggcggccgAACCTCCATGTCCCGTTCCTCGATGACCAGGTCCGGTGCCGGGGGAGGCCGTATGGGAGGCGGCggtggtggcggcggcggcCGCAGCTACGGTTTCAGTTCCATGACGGCCGAGCAGGCTAGCCAAGCCCTGGTCGCCCTGGGACAGGTCCGAGTGGAGCGTACCGGCGACAAAGACGAGCTGGTCGGGCTCAACGATCGCTTCGCCACGTTCATCGAAAAGGTGCGCTTCCTCGAGAACCAGAACCGCAAGCTGGAAATGAAGTTGAAGATGGTCCAGCAGAAGGGTTCCGGTCCCGACCTGGGGGCCATGTGGGAAGCCGAGCTGCGGCAGATCCGCCAGCTTATCGAGGTCGTCAACACCGAGAGGGGCTCCCTCGAAGCCGAGAGGGACGGTCTCTCCGGCGAAGTCAAAGAACTCAAAACAAG GTACGACGATGAAGTTGGAACTCGCGAGGGTCTTGAAGAAGAGATCAAGAAGATCAGAGCG GACTTTGATGAGGCCTCCTTGACCCGAGTTGACCTGGAAGCTCGTCTGGACAGCATCAAGTCAGAGATCGAGTTCTTGAAGGAAGTGTACGCTGCT GAAATCGAGGCTCTGAACAGCCAGATCCTGGACTCCACCATGATCGAGCTGGAGCCGTCTGCTGGCCCGGATGTTGACCTTGACTCCTGCCTGGCAGAGGTCAAGGCTCAGTACGAGCAGCTCACGCGCATGAGCAGGGCAGAGGCAGAGAGCTGGTATGCGACCAAG TTTGAGGACTTGCAGAGGAACTCTGGTAAGAACACCAACGACCTAGCGGACGCCCGCTCTGAACTGTCCAAGTACCAGAACCAGATCGCCAGGCTACAGTCTGAGATCGAGTCCATGAAGAACAGG AATCGCCAACTGGAAGGCCAACTGAAGAATGTCGAAGAGAGCGGAGCAAGCAAGCTTGCCGACAAGCAGGCCGAGATCGAGGCTCTGGAGGCTGAGCTCCAGCGCCTGCGCGGTGAGATCAGCAAGCAGATGAGGGAGTACCAGGAACTGCACAACGTCAAGATGGCGCTGGATGTGGAGATCGCCGCCTACAGGAAGCTGCTGGAGGGCGAAGAGAGCAG GCTGCATGGTTTCGACTTCGCAAGCGTGAGCTCAAGTTCCTTCGGCGCGGGAGGCGGCGGTGGCGGCGGCATGTCTCAGACCAAGAGCATCTCGTCCGGTG GTGGTTCCTCGAGCTTCGGTGCCGGAGGTGGTGCCGGTAGCTTTGGGGCCGGAGGTG gcgGCGGTGGTGCCGGTGGTGCCGGCGGTTCCGCATACGGACAGTCGG CAGATATGAGCCATGCTGGCAGCGAGGTCACACTGACCATCGAGAGCCAAGACATCATGGGCATCCTGGCGGGCAAGAGCTTCTATCTCATCTACCGCAAGGATGACCTGGTGCTTCAGGCAGCCGGCGGCAAGGGCTCCGAAATCAACGTGGCCAAGAGGTCCTATCCCGAGAA GAAGGAGCAGCTTTGGTCTTTCAGCCGCGACAGGATCATCAACGAGGCAAACAACTTGGCCCTAGAGGTTAAGGGAGACAAGGTCATCGTTGCCGACCAGGCCGCAAAGGGAAACAAGAACCAAGAGTGGGAC ATCAAGGGCGATGGATTCATCGGCTCCAAGACAGGCAGCAAGGTCCTGGACGTGAAGTCGAAATCTAAGGTGGTCCTGAACAACAGGCACGACGATGCT GTGTGGGATCTGGAGATTCACGGTCTTGCCTCTGCCGAGACCCTCCGAT CAATGTAA
- the LOC136421949 gene encoding keratin, type II cytoskeletal cochleal-like isoform X1, giving the protein MSFQQRTTTTKSFKSSGGGFSSGGGASFSSGGGGGGYSSSFSSGGGGGRASFGGSSRFGGGGGGGGGRTSMSRSSMTRSGAGGGRMGGGGGGGGGRSYGFSSMTAEQASQALVALGQVRVERTGDKDELVGLNDRFATFIEKVRFLENQNRKLEMKLKMVQQKGSGPDLGAMWEAELRQIRQLIEVVNTERGSLEAERDGLSGEVKELKTRYDDEVGTREGLEEEIKKIRADFDEASLTRVDLEARLDSIKSEIEFLKEVYAAEIEALNSQILDSTMIELEPSAGPDVDLDSCLAEVKAQYEQLTRMSRAEAESWYATKFEDLQRNSGKNTNDLADARSELSKYQNQIARLQSEIESMKNRNRQLEGQLKNVEESGASKLADKQAEIEALEAELQRLRGEISKQMREYQELHNVKMALDVEIAAYRKLLEGEESRLHGFDFASVSSSSFGAGGGGGGGMSQTKSISSGGGSSSFGAGGGAGSFGAGGGGGGAGGAGGSAYGQSADMSHAGSEVTLTIESQDIMGILAGKSFYLIYRKDDLVLQAAGGKGSEINVAKRSYPEKKEQLWSFSRDRIINEANNLALEVKGDKVIVADQAAKGNKNQEWDIKGDGFIGSKTGSKVLDVKSKSKVVLNNRHDDAVWDLEIHGLASAETLRSRSVKVKKLSSRGEWVFDYAKAFDLFFLSAHQRQRCAFFFTFA; this is encoded by the exons ATGAGTTTCCAGCAGAGGACCACCACCACGAAGAGCTTCAAGAGCTCCGGCGGGGGCTTTAGCTCCGGCGGCGGGGCTAGCTTCAGCtccggcggcggcggcggtggcTACAGCTCCAGTTTCAGTAGCGGCGGGGGTGGTGGCCGAGCCAGCTTCGGAGGCAGCAGCCGTTTCGGCGGCggtggtggcggcggcggcggccgAACCTCCATGTCCCGTTCCTCGATGACCAGGTCCGGTGCCGGGGGAGGCCGTATGGGAGGCGGCggtggtggcggcggcggcCGCAGCTACGGTTTCAGTTCCATGACGGCCGAGCAGGCTAGCCAAGCCCTGGTCGCCCTGGGACAGGTCCGAGTGGAGCGTACCGGCGACAAAGACGAGCTGGTCGGGCTCAACGATCGCTTCGCCACGTTCATCGAAAAGGTGCGCTTCCTCGAGAACCAGAACCGCAAGCTGGAAATGAAGTTGAAGATGGTCCAGCAGAAGGGTTCCGGTCCCGACCTGGGGGCCATGTGGGAAGCCGAGCTGCGGCAGATCCGCCAGCTTATCGAGGTCGTCAACACCGAGAGGGGCTCCCTCGAAGCCGAGAGGGACGGTCTCTCCGGCGAAGTCAAAGAACTCAAAACAAG GTACGACGATGAAGTTGGAACTCGCGAGGGTCTTGAAGAAGAGATCAAGAAGATCAGAGCG GACTTTGATGAGGCCTCCTTGACCCGAGTTGACCTGGAAGCTCGTCTGGACAGCATCAAGTCAGAGATCGAGTTCTTGAAGGAAGTGTACGCTGCT GAAATCGAGGCTCTGAACAGCCAGATCCTGGACTCCACCATGATCGAGCTGGAGCCGTCTGCTGGCCCGGATGTTGACCTTGACTCCTGCCTGGCAGAGGTCAAGGCTCAGTACGAGCAGCTCACGCGCATGAGCAGGGCAGAGGCAGAGAGCTGGTATGCGACCAAG TTTGAGGACTTGCAGAGGAACTCTGGTAAGAACACCAACGACCTAGCGGACGCCCGCTCTGAACTGTCCAAGTACCAGAACCAGATCGCCAGGCTACAGTCTGAGATCGAGTCCATGAAGAACAGG AATCGCCAACTGGAAGGCCAACTGAAGAATGTCGAAGAGAGCGGAGCAAGCAAGCTTGCCGACAAGCAGGCCGAGATCGAGGCTCTGGAGGCTGAGCTCCAGCGCCTGCGCGGTGAGATCAGCAAGCAGATGAGGGAGTACCAGGAACTGCACAACGTCAAGATGGCGCTGGATGTGGAGATCGCCGCCTACAGGAAGCTGCTGGAGGGCGAAGAGAGCAG GCTGCATGGTTTCGACTTCGCAAGCGTGAGCTCAAGTTCCTTCGGCGCGGGAGGCGGCGGTGGCGGCGGCATGTCTCAGACCAAGAGCATCTCGTCCGGTG GTGGTTCCTCGAGCTTCGGTGCCGGAGGTGGTGCCGGTAGCTTTGGGGCCGGAGGTG gcgGCGGTGGTGCCGGTGGTGCCGGCGGTTCCGCATACGGACAGTCGG CAGATATGAGCCATGCTGGCAGCGAGGTCACACTGACCATCGAGAGCCAAGACATCATGGGCATCCTGGCGGGCAAGAGCTTCTATCTCATCTACCGCAAGGATGACCTGGTGCTTCAGGCAGCCGGCGGCAAGGGCTCCGAAATCAACGTGGCCAAGAGGTCCTATCCCGAGAA GAAGGAGCAGCTTTGGTCTTTCAGCCGCGACAGGATCATCAACGAGGCAAACAACTTGGCCCTAGAGGTTAAGGGAGACAAGGTCATCGTTGCCGACCAGGCCGCAAAGGGAAACAAGAACCAAGAGTGGGAC ATCAAGGGCGATGGATTCATCGGCTCCAAGACAGGCAGCAAGGTCCTGGACGTGAAGTCGAAATCTAAGGTGGTCCTGAACAACAGGCACGACGATGCT GTGTGGGATCTGGAGATTCACGGTCTTGCCTCTGCCGAGACCCTCCGAT CCAGATCAGTGAAGGTCAAAAAACTTTCGAGTCGTGGTGAGTGGGTATTTGACTACGCAAAAGCgtttgaccttttttttctctcagcgCACCAAAGACAGcggtgtgcatttttttttacgtttgcaTGA